One window of the Mycobacterium haemophilum DSM 44634 genome contains the following:
- a CDS encoding patatin family protein, producing MPDEPGGVAARSRASTPTRVGLALGSGGARGYAHIGVIEALRERGYDIVGIAGSSMGALVGGVHAAGRLDALAEWARSLTQRTILRLLDPSISAAGVLRAEKILDAVRDILGPVTIEQLSIPFTAVATDLLAGKSVWFQRGPVDEAIRASIAIPGVIAPHAVGGRLLADGGILDPLPMAPIAAVNAELTIAVSLNGSDVNDDRQAEPGVTTEWLNRMLRSTSALLDTTAARSLLDRPTARAVLSRFGASVPESETWSESPGVEPPEIPKLGSFDVMNRTIDIAQSALARHTLAAYPPDVLIEVPRSTCRGLEFHRAADVIAVGRALATRALDALDTDAGKTVRPGIED from the coding sequence GTGCCCGATGAACCTGGTGGAGTGGCCGCGCGCTCGCGCGCGTCGACACCGACTCGGGTTGGACTGGCCCTGGGTAGCGGCGGGGCCCGCGGCTATGCCCACATTGGGGTGATCGAGGCGCTGCGGGAGCGCGGCTACGACATCGTCGGGATCGCCGGGTCGTCGATGGGTGCGCTGGTCGGCGGTGTACACGCGGCCGGACGACTCGACGCGCTCGCGGAATGGGCGAGGTCCCTGACACAGCGGACCATTCTGCGGCTATTGGACCCGTCCATCAGCGCGGCTGGGGTGCTGCGCGCTGAGAAAATCCTGGACGCGGTCCGCGACATCCTGGGTCCGGTCACCATCGAGCAACTTTCCATCCCGTTCACCGCCGTCGCGACCGACCTGTTGGCCGGCAAGTCGGTGTGGTTTCAGCGCGGCCCGGTCGACGAAGCCATCCGGGCGTCCATCGCGATACCCGGGGTGATTGCCCCGCATGCCGTCGGCGGACGGCTACTCGCCGACGGCGGCATCCTGGATCCGCTACCAATGGCACCGATCGCCGCGGTCAACGCTGAGCTAACCATCGCGGTGAGCCTCAACGGCAGTGACGTCAACGACGACCGCCAAGCGGAGCCGGGCGTCACCACCGAGTGGTTGAACCGCATGTTGCGCAGCACTTCTGCCCTGCTCGACACGACCGCTGCCCGGTCGCTGCTAGACCGGCCGACAGCGCGCGCGGTGCTCAGCCGGTTCGGCGCGTCAGTCCCGGAATCGGAGACGTGGTCAGAAAGCCCTGGTGTGGAACCGCCCGAAATTCCCAAACTAGGCAGCTTCGACGTGATGAATCGGACAATCGACATCGCCCAATCCGCGCTGGCGCGCCATACGCTGGCGGCCTACCCACCCGACGTGCTGATCGAAGTACCCCGCTCGACGTGCCGGGGCCTGGAATTTCACCGGGCGGCGGACGTGATTGCCGTGGGCCGAGCGCTGGCCACGCGTGCACTGGACGCCCTGGACACCGACGCGGGTAAAACTGTCCGGCCCGGGATCGAGGACTAG
- a CDS encoding dihydrodipicolinate reductase has product MSLRVVQWATGSVGVAAIKGVLDHPELELVGCWVYSEAKSGKDVGEIIGTSPLGVTTTNNVDEVLALDADAVIYAPLLPSVDEVAALLRAGKNVVTPLGWFYPSEKEAAPLEIAAQAGNATLHGAGIGPGAATELFPLLLSVMSTGVTFVRSEEFSDLRSYGAPDVLRYVMGFGGTPDSALTGPMQNLLNGGFRQSVRLCVDRLGFAADPEIRASQEVAVATAPIDSPIGVIEPGQVAGRRFRWEALVGDTVVVAVIVNWLMGSENLDPPWSFGPSGTRYEIELRGNPDAFVTIKGWHPQSVAAGLQSNPGIVATAAHCVNAIPATCAAPAGIQSFFDLPLITGRAAPRLAR; this is encoded by the coding sequence GGGGTGGCGGCGATCAAAGGTGTGTTAGATCATCCCGAGCTCGAACTTGTGGGCTGCTGGGTGTATTCCGAGGCCAAGAGCGGCAAAGACGTTGGCGAGATCATTGGCACGTCGCCGCTCGGGGTGACCACGACCAACAATGTCGACGAGGTGCTCGCGCTGGATGCCGACGCGGTCATCTATGCACCGTTGTTGCCCAGCGTCGATGAGGTCGCCGCGCTGCTGCGCGCCGGCAAGAACGTCGTCACCCCACTCGGCTGGTTTTATCCGAGCGAAAAGGAAGCCGCGCCGCTAGAAATCGCCGCGCAGGCCGGCAATGCGACCCTGCACGGCGCCGGCATCGGGCCAGGGGCGGCCACCGAGCTGTTCCCGCTGCTGTTATCGGTGATGTCTACCGGTGTGACTTTCGTTCGTTCCGAAGAGTTTTCAGATCTCCGCAGCTATGGCGCCCCGGATGTGTTGCGCTATGTGATGGGTTTCGGTGGGACGCCGGATAGTGCGTTAACCGGACCGATGCAAAACCTGCTCAACGGGGGCTTTCGTCAATCGGTCCGGCTGTGCGTTGATCGGTTGGGCTTTGCCGCCGATCCCGAGATCCGCGCGTCGCAGGAGGTAGCCGTCGCAACGGCGCCGATCGACTCGCCGATTGGGGTAATCGAGCCCGGACAGGTCGCCGGGCGCCGCTTCCGCTGGGAGGCGTTGGTGGGCGACACAGTGGTCGTTGCGGTCATCGTGAACTGGCTGATGGGGTCGGAAAACCTTGATCCACCTTGGTCTTTCGGTCCTTCAGGGACACGCTACGAGATCGAGTTACGCGGAAATCCGGACGCGTTTGTGACGATCAAGGGATGGCATCCGCAAAGTGTGGCGGCGGGATTGCAGAGCAATCCCGGGATCGTGGCTACCGCAGCGCACTGTGTCAACGCGATCCCTGCTACGTGTGCCGCTCCTGCGGGTATTCAGAGCTTCTTCGATTTGCCGCTGATCACTGGCCGGGCCGCCCCACGGCTGGCGCGCTGA